The Centroberyx gerrardi isolate f3 chromosome 24, fCenGer3.hap1.cur.20231027, whole genome shotgun sequence genome includes a region encoding these proteins:
- the cry1a gene encoding cryptochrome circadian regulator 1a, whose amino-acid sequence MVVNTIHWFRKGLRLHDNPSLKESLQGADSVRCVYILDPWFAGSSNVGISRWRFLLQSLEDLDASLRKLNSRLFVIRGQPTDVFPRLFKEWKITRLSYEYDSEPFGKERDAAIKKLAREAGVEVTVCISHTLYDLDKIIELNGGQSPLTYKRFQTLISRMDAVEVPAESITAEVMGKCTTPLSDDHDEKFGVPSLEELGFDTEGLSSAVWPGGETEALTRLERHLERKAWVANFERPRMNANSLLASPTGLSPYLRFGCLSCRLFYFKLTDLYRKVKKNSSPPLSLYGQLLWREFFYTAATNNPRFDKMESNPICVQIPWDRNPEALAKWAEGRTGFPWIDAIMTQLRQEGWIHHLARHAVACFLTRGDLWISWEEGMKVFEELLLDADWSVNAGSWMWLSCSSFFQQFFHCYCPVGFGRRTDPNGDYIRRYLPILRGFPAKYIYDPWNAPESVQKAAKCIIGVQYPKPMVHHAEASRLNIERMKQIYQQLSCYRGLGLLATVPSNTNGNGEASSGMTGFSIEATHDAAAPSSYQMPVHSQGDWQSGVMVYPQGDPQTSISTHQQGYVSTNNSMMCYTQGTQQFPGPAMQQGLGHHINTQTNGKRHSEDSGNGTGSKVQRQSSH is encoded by the exons GTTCCTATTGCAGAGTCTTGAGGACTTGGATGCCAGCCTTCGTAAGCTCAACTCTCGTTTGTTTGTGATACGCGGCCAGCCCACTGATGTCTTTCCCCGACTTTTCAAG GAGTGGAAGATCACTCGTCTGTCTTATGAGTATGACTCTGAGCCCTTTGGGAAAGAGCGAGATGCAGCTATCAAGAAACTGGCCCGCGAGGCTGGCGTGGAGGTGACGGTCTGCATCTCCCACACACTCTATGACCTGGATAA GATCATAGAGTTGAATGGGGGCCAGTCCCCGCTCACCTACAAGCGTTTCCAGACCCTCATCAGTCGTATGGATGCAGTGGAGGTGCCTGCAGAGTCCATCACGGCTGAGGTCATGGGGAAATGTACCACGCCCCTCTCTGACGACCACGATGAAAAGTTTGGGGTCCCCTCCCTGGAGGAGCTGG GTTTTGATACCGAAGGTCTGTCCTCAGCTGTGTGGCCAGGGGGAGAGACCGAGGCCCTCACACGACTGGAGAGGCATTTGGAGAGGAAG GCATGGGTGGCCAACTTTGAGCGTCCCAGGATGAACGCCAACTCGTTGCTGGCTAGCCCCACAGGTCTCAGCCCATACCTGCGCTTCGGCTGTCTCTCCTGTCGGCTCTTCTACTTCAAACTCACCGACCTCTACAGGAAG GTGAAGAAGAAcagctcccctcctctctccctctatggTCAGCTGTTGTGGCGCGAGTTCTTCTACACGGCGGCCACCAACAACCCTCGCTTCGACAAGATGGAGAGCAACCCCATCTGCGTTCAGATCCCCTGGGACCGCAACCCCGAGGCTCTGGCCAAGTGGGCGGAGGGACGCACCGGCTTCCCCTGGATCGACGCCATCATGACCCAGCTGAGGCAGGAGGGCTGGATCCACCACCTGGCCAGACACGCCGTGGCCTGCTTCCTGACCAGAGGAGACCTGTGGATCAGCTGGGAGGAGGGCATGAAG GTGtttgaggagctgctgctggatgcAGACTGGAGTGTAAATGCAGGCAGCTGGATGTGGctctcctgcagctccttctTCCAGCAGTTCTTCCACTGCTACTGCCCCGTGGGCTTTGGCCGACGCACAGACCCCAACGGAGACTACATACG GCGCTACCTCCCCATTCTGAGGGGATTTCCGGCCAAGTATATTTATGATCCTTGGAACGCTCCAGAGAGTGTACAGAAGGCGGCCAAATGTATTATTGGAGTGCAATACCCCAAGCCCATGGTGCACCACGCAGAGGCAAGCCGTCTCAACATTGAACGCATGAAACAGATCTACCAGCAGCTGTCCTGTTACAGGGGCCTTG GCCTTTTGGCTACAGTTCCGTCCAACACCAACGGTAATGGCGAGGCGTCCTCAGGCATGACGGGATTCTCCATAGAGGctacacatgatgctgcagctccGTCCA GTTACCAGATGCCAGTCCACTCCCAGGGAGACTGGCAAAGCGGTGTCATGGTGTATCCCCAGGGTGACCCACAAACCAGCATCAGCACTCACCAGCAAG GTTATGTAAGCACCAATAACAGTATGATGTGTTACACTCAAGGCACCCAGCAGTTTCCTGGCCCTGCAATGCAACAAG GGCTTGGACACCACATCAACACCCAGACCAATGGCAAACGCCACAGCGAGGACTCTGGAAATGGGACTGGCTCTAAAGTCCAGAGGCAGAGCAGCCACTAG
- the LOC139928185 gene encoding transcription termination factor 2, mitochondrial-like, with amino-acid sequence MFRATTASLCTYCQRMRVFIPPGAASSSTVTSPSKRPENQHTVDSLYELSVDIRKVRKFKSWVLSENSAYVPETAHLLRDMGADAAVIARVLESHPEAVLCRPEDVAAQRDLWVSVCPNKRELMSIIEKFPASFFTLTHHGNQRANIRYLQSLRLSKRIIGKLMASAPQSFSRPVERNQEVIHTLREIYLDLGGDEGNLRVWLQKLLSQNPYILMRPAEAWRDSLGFLREQGFTTEELLSLVSSLRASIAELQPEAMGQALAYIEGALMCSDEELKEIVVRCPAILYYSLPTLVGRFQGLMDVGVSMEQVKETPNVLELTTQIVLYRIQKLASYGYDVCCGSLDVIVGTKKDFEMSYSKLHLRQQRPLFNPVAPLRSAEE; translated from the coding sequence ATGTTTCGTGCCACCACTGCCTCTTTATGCACCTACTGCCAGAGAATGAGGGTCTTCATCCCTCCCGGTGCCGCCTCTTCCTCGACAGTGACTTCTCCCAGCAAGAGACCCGAGAACCAACACACAGTGGACTCGCTCTATGAACTGTCAGTGGACATCCGCAAGGTACGCAAGTTCAAGAGCTGGGTTCTGTCCGAGAACTCTGCGTACGTGCCTGAAACGGCTCACCTGCTGAGGGACATGGGTGCGGACGCTGCAGTGATTGCCCGGGTGCTGGAGAGTCACCCTGAGGCCGTGCTGTGCCGGCCGGAGGACGTGGCCGCCCAGCGAGACCTGTGGGTGTCCGTGTGTCCCAACAAGCGCGAGCTGATGAGCATCATTGAGAAGTTCCCGGCCTCCTTCTTCACACTGACTCACCACGGCAACCAGCGGGCCAACATCCGATACCTCCAGAGCCTGCGCCTCAGCAAGAGAATCATCGGCAAGCTGATGGCCAGCGCCCCGCAGAGCTTCAGCCGACCCGTGGAGCGCAACCAGGAGGTCATCCACACGCTGAGGGAGATCTACCTGGATCTGGGCGGAGACGAGGGCAACCTGCGCGTCTGGCTCCAGAAGCTCCTCAGCCAGAACCCGTACATCCTGATGCGGCCTGCCGAGGCCTGGAGGGACAGCCTGGGCTTCCTGAGGGAGCAGGGCTTCACTACGGAGGAGCTCCTCAGCCTGGTCTCCAGCCTCAGGGCCTCCATCGCAGAGCTGCAGCCAGAGGCCATGGGCCAGGCGCTGGCCTACATCGAGGGCGCTCTCATGTGTTCGGACGAAGAACTCAAGGAAATAGTGGTCCGCTGTCCTGCCATTTTGTACTACTCCTTGCCCACCCTGGTCGGACGTTTCCAGGGGTTGATGGACGTGGGGGTGAGCATGGAGCAGGTGAAAGAAACTCCCAATGTCCTGGAGCTCACCACGCAGATCGTGCTCTACCGCATCCAGAAGCTGGCATCCTATGGGTATGATGTGTGCTGCGGCAGCCTGGACGTTATTGTGGGAACCAAGAAGGACTTTGAGATGAGCTATAGCAAGCTGCACCTCAGACAGCAGCGGCCGCTCTTCAACCCTGTAGCTCCCCTAAGATCTGCAGAGGAGTGA